One Pantoea trifolii DNA segment encodes these proteins:
- a CDS encoding sugar transporter encodes MQSTTVSRKTAWLRVVLLAIAAFVFNTTEFVPVGLLSDIAASYDMKTADVGIMLTIYAWVVALLSLPLMLLTRNIERRLLLAVLFIVFVASHVLSSVAWDFTSLVISRIGIALAHAVFWSITASLAIRVAPAGKKTQALSMLATGTALAMVLGVPIGRIVGQYLGWRTTFGMIGLSALVLLILLMRILPRLPSEHTGSLSSVPMLFRRPALVAMYILVTVVVTAHYTAYSYIEPFMQVVANADDNFTTLLLLLFGSAGIIGSVLFSTLGNKFPSAMLIAAIAMITLSMGLLVFAAVRPAAITVLCIVWGMAMMMIGLAMQVRVLALAPDATDVAMSLFSGIYNIGIGAGALLGNQVSLHMQMSDVGNVGGIIGLGALFWCIAIFRRYPQLRSNG; translated from the coding sequence ATGCAATCTACTACTGTTTCCCGTAAAACGGCCTGGCTACGCGTTGTATTGCTGGCTATTGCTGCTTTTGTCTTTAACACCACAGAATTCGTGCCTGTCGGTTTGCTGTCAGATATCGCTGCCAGCTATGACATGAAGACTGCCGATGTTGGCATCATGTTGACCATCTATGCGTGGGTCGTCGCACTATTGTCGCTGCCGTTGATGCTGTTAACGCGCAATATTGAGCGTCGGCTGCTGTTAGCCGTGCTGTTCATCGTGTTTGTCGCCAGTCATGTGCTCTCGTCCGTGGCATGGGATTTCACTTCGCTGGTTATCTCGCGCATCGGTATTGCCTTGGCGCACGCGGTGTTCTGGTCAATTACCGCTTCGCTGGCCATTCGCGTGGCGCCTGCGGGTAAGAAAACTCAGGCGTTAAGTATGCTGGCAACCGGTACCGCGCTGGCGATGGTGCTGGGCGTGCCGATTGGGCGTATCGTCGGTCAATATCTTGGCTGGCGTACCACCTTCGGCATGATCGGTTTGTCTGCATTGGTGTTGCTGATTTTGCTGATGCGCATCCTGCCGCGTCTGCCGAGCGAGCATACCGGTTCATTGAGCAGCGTACCGATGCTCTTCCGCCGTCCGGCGCTGGTAGCCATGTACATTCTGGTTACCGTGGTGGTGACGGCGCATTACACCGCTTATAGCTACATCGAACCCTTTATGCAGGTGGTCGCTAATGCGGATGACAATTTCACTACCCTGCTTTTATTGCTGTTTGGATCGGCGGGTATTATCGGCAGCGTGCTGTTCAGTACGCTGGGCAATAAATTCCCGTCAGCGATGCTGATCGCTGCTATCGCGATGATCACCTTAAGCATGGGCTTGCTGGTGTTTGCCGCAGTGCGTCCCGCTGCAATCACCGTGCTGTGCATCGTTTGGGGCATGGCAATGATGATGATTGGTCTGGCGATGCAGGTGCGCGTGCTGGCGCTGGCGCCGGATGCTACCGACGTCGCAATGTCGCTGTTCTCTGGTATCTACAACATCGGTATCGGCGCGGGTGCGCTGCTGGGAAATCAGGTCAGTTTGCATATGCAAATGTCGGACGTCGGTAACGTCGGCGGCATTATTGGCCTTGGAGCACTGTTCTGGTGTATCGCTATCTTCCGCCGCTATCCTCAACTGCGTTCTAACGGATAA
- a CDS encoding L-rhamnose isomerase, with translation MTKLIEQAFELAKQRYAAIGVDVEQVMAQLDGIPVSMHCWQGDDVRGFENPNGELTGGIQATGNYPGRARNADELRSDVEKAMSLIPGAKRLNLHAIYLESDKPVDRDAIEPKHFSNWVEWAKTHKLGLDFNPSCFSHPLSADGFTLSHADKGIRQFWIDHCKASRRISAHFGEQLGTASVMNIWVPDGMKDLTVDRLAPRQRLASALDEVISEKLNPAHHIDAVESKLFGIGAESYTVGSNEFCLGYASSRQTALTLDAGHFHPTEVISDKISTAMLYVPRLLLHVSRPVRWDSDHVVILDDETQAIATEIARHKLFDKVHIGLDFFDASINRIAAWVIGTRNAKKALLRALLEPTDQLRKLENEGDYTGRLAMLEEQKSLPWQAVWEAWCLRHDVPADASWLSEVRHYEQQTLRQR, from the coding sequence ATGACTAAGCTGATTGAACAGGCCTTCGAACTGGCCAAACAACGCTACGCTGCCATCGGTGTAGATGTGGAACAGGTAATGGCACAGCTGGATGGCATTCCGGTCTCGATGCACTGCTGGCAAGGTGATGACGTGCGCGGCTTCGAGAATCCGAACGGTGAACTGACCGGCGGTATTCAGGCTACCGGCAACTATCCGGGCCGCGCGCGTAATGCTGATGAGCTGCGTTCTGATGTTGAAAAAGCGATGTCACTCATTCCAGGTGCCAAGCGTCTTAACCTGCATGCGATCTATCTGGAGAGCGATAAGCCGGTTGATCGTGATGCGATTGAACCGAAACACTTCAGCAACTGGGTGGAATGGGCTAAGACGCACAAGTTGGGCCTCGACTTTAATCCAAGCTGCTTCTCCCACCCACTGAGCGCCGATGGCTTTACCTTGTCGCACGCCGACAAAGGGATTCGCCAGTTCTGGATCGATCACTGCAAGGCCAGCCGTCGCATCTCGGCGCACTTTGGTGAGCAACTGGGTACCGCATCCGTCATGAACATCTGGGTGCCGGACGGCATGAAAGACCTCACCGTCGATCGCCTCGCACCACGTCAACGCCTGGCAAGTGCGCTTGATGAAGTGATCAGTGAAAAACTCAATCCCGCGCACCACATCGATGCGGTAGAGAGCAAACTGTTTGGTATCGGTGCAGAAAGCTACACCGTGGGTTCCAATGAATTCTGCCTGGGCTATGCCAGCAGCCGCCAGACCGCACTAACGCTGGATGCCGGCCACTTCCACCCAACCGAAGTTATTTCTGACAAGATCTCCACGGCGATGCTTTATGTGCCGCGCCTGCTGCTGCACGTAAGCCGTCCGGTACGCTGGGACAGCGACCACGTGGTGATTCTTGATGATGAAACCCAGGCCATCGCCACCGAGATCGCGCGCCACAAGCTGTTCGACAAGGTGCATATCGGTCTCGACTTCTTTGATGCGTCTATTAACCGCATCGCGGCGTGGGTAATTGGTACACGCAATGCCAAAAAAGCACTGCTACGCGCGCTGCTGGAACCTACCGATCAGTTACGCAAGCTAGAGAACGAAGGGGATTACACCGGTCGCCTGGCAATGCTGGAAGAGCAAAAATCGTTGCCGTGGCAAGCGGTGTGGGAAGCCTGGTGTCTGCGCCACGATGTCCCTGCTGATGCCAGCTGGCTGAGCGAAGTCCGTCATTATGAACAACAAACACTGCGTCAACGTTAA
- a CDS encoding LysR family transcriptional regulator, with amino-acid sequence MNVELRHLRYFIAVAEELHFGRAAQRLNISQPPLSQQIQQLEQEIGAQLFTRTNRSVQITPAGALFLQDARAILLQVEQAARRAARVHSGQEGELRIGFTSSAPFTGLVSDALYQFRQRWPEVHIQMQENNTRQQLAPLHDDRLDLGVMRNTPLPSDLQHRVLLREPLCAVVHWAHPLADAESISIQALANEPFVFFDPQGGTALYGEILALLHRYQIKPFITQEVGEAMTILGLVATGLGVSILPASFRRARLADVVWIPLQENDAISEVWLVWSATREPTAQMTNMMSLMLQNAEN; translated from the coding sequence ATGAATGTCGAATTGCGCCATCTACGCTATTTCATTGCCGTCGCTGAAGAGCTGCATTTTGGTCGTGCCGCGCAGCGCCTGAATATTTCACAACCGCCGTTGAGTCAGCAGATTCAGCAGCTGGAACAGGAAATTGGTGCGCAGCTGTTTACCCGCACCAACCGCAGCGTGCAGATCACGCCCGCTGGCGCGCTGTTTTTGCAGGATGCGCGTGCCATTTTGTTACAGGTCGAGCAGGCCGCCCGCCGCGCCGCACGCGTGCATAGCGGGCAGGAGGGCGAGTTGCGTATCGGCTTTACCTCCTCAGCGCCGTTTACCGGTCTGGTTTCTGACGCGCTGTACCAATTCCGCCAGCGTTGGCCAGAAGTGCACATTCAGATGCAGGAGAACAACACGCGGCAGCAACTTGCGCCACTTCATGACGACCGGCTCGATCTCGGTGTGATGCGCAATACGCCGCTGCCCAGCGATCTGCAGCACCGCGTGCTACTGCGGGAGCCGCTATGCGCGGTAGTGCATTGGGCGCATCCGCTGGCCGATGCAGAGTCGATTTCCATTCAGGCATTAGCTAACGAGCCATTTGTATTTTTCGATCCGCAAGGCGGCACCGCGTTGTACGGTGAAATTCTGGCGCTGCTGCATCGTTATCAAATCAAACCGTTTATTACTCAGGAAGTGGGCGAGGCGATGACTATTCTGGGGTTGGTGGCAACCGGTCTTGGCGTGTCAATTCTGCCGGCGTCGTTCCGCCGTGCACGTTTGGCCGATGTGGTGTGGATCCCTTTGCAGGAGAACGACGCGATTTCTGAGGTTTGGCTGGTCTGGTCGGCGACCCGAGAACCGACGGCACAAATGACCAACATGATGTCGCTGATGCTACAAAACGCGGAGAATTGA
- a CDS encoding nucleobase:cation symporter-2 family protein gives MSQSDEKGLLYGLNDRIGPLPAFCAALQHVLASVVGIITPPLIIGSVLGLQAWIPYLISMSLLVSGLGTFLQARRFMGIGAGMICLQGTSFAFLGVILSGGLMVKARGGSPEEIMAMIFGCNLVAAMIPMLISRCIAPLRKVLTPVVTGTVITLIGISLIKVSITDWAGGHNASNFGAPGNLALGALTLLVIIVLNRSQNRWTRLVAVVAGIAAGCIAAALTGHLTLKPMGDTPWLVLPELFRFGFAFDWTIFIPIALVSVIAVIEAVGDLTANCMLSQQPIEGEAFERRMQGGIFADGISCLLAAVFSAFPNTTFAQNNGVIQMTGVASRYVGMVIGVMLVLLGMFPAIGYMLQQIPPPVLGGATIVMFGSVVAAGIRVMTQTPLGRREMLIVAVSFGIGLGVEAVPDVLKQFPTLISNLFGHAVTTGGMLAIILNVVLPSERSEAVAAKTAEESR, from the coding sequence ATGTCGCAATCAGATGAGAAAGGTTTGTTGTATGGGCTGAATGACCGCATCGGTCCATTGCCTGCATTTTGTGCCGCACTGCAACATGTGCTGGCCAGCGTCGTCGGCATAATTACGCCGCCGCTGATTATTGGTTCCGTTTTGGGATTGCAGGCATGGATCCCTTATCTGATCAGCATGTCGCTGTTGGTTTCCGGTTTGGGTACATTCCTGCAGGCGCGCCGCTTTATGGGCATTGGCGCCGGCATGATCTGCCTGCAGGGCACCAGTTTTGCCTTTCTGGGCGTGATTTTGTCGGGCGGATTGATGGTCAAAGCGCGCGGTGGATCGCCGGAAGAGATCATGGCGATGATCTTTGGCTGCAACCTGGTGGCGGCGATGATTCCGATGCTAATCAGCCGCTGCATCGCGCCATTGCGCAAAGTGTTGACGCCGGTGGTCACCGGTACCGTGATCACATTGATTGGCATCAGCCTGATCAAAGTCAGCATCACCGATTGGGCTGGTGGCCATAACGCCAGCAATTTTGGCGCACCGGGTAATCTGGCGCTCGGCGCCTTGACCCTGCTGGTGATAATCGTCCTTAACCGTTCGCAAAATCGCTGGACGCGGCTGGTTGCCGTGGTTGCTGGCATTGCAGCGGGCTGTATCGCCGCAGCGTTAACCGGTCATCTCACCCTCAAACCAATGGGCGATACGCCGTGGCTGGTTCTGCCAGAACTGTTCCGTTTTGGTTTTGCCTTTGACTGGACCATCTTCATTCCCATCGCCCTGGTATCGGTGATTGCCGTGATTGAAGCGGTGGGCGATCTTACGGCGAACTGCATGTTGTCGCAGCAGCCGATTGAAGGCGAAGCGTTTGAGCGCCGCATGCAGGGCGGTATTTTTGCCGATGGCATCAGCTGTTTGCTCGCCGCCGTATTCTCGGCCTTTCCCAACACCACCTTTGCGCAAAATAACGGCGTCATCCAGATGACCGGCGTCGCCAGCCGTTACGTTGGCATGGTGATCGGCGTGATGTTGGTGCTGCTCGGTATGTTCCCGGCAATTGGCTATATGCTGCAGCAGATTCCACCGCCGGTGTTGGGCGGCGCGACCATTGTGATGTTTGGTAGCGTGGTGGCGGCAGGTATTCGCGTGATGACGCAAACGCCGCTTGGCCGTCGCGAGATGCTGATTGTTGCCGTATCGTTTGGTATCGGTTTGGGTGTGGAAGCAGTGCCTGATGTGCTGAAACAATTTCCCACGCTGATTAGCAACCTGTTTGGTCACGCGGTCACCACCGGTGGGATGCTGGCGATTATTTTGAATGTAGTACTGCCTTCAGAGCGCAGCGAAGCTGTAGCGGCAAAAACGGCTGAGGAATCACGCTAA
- a CDS encoding MFS transporter, which translates to MSRSSQAVILDEDELSVKPASTATPSEWIERGSPQFMRVTLALFSAGLATFALLYCVQPILPVLSQQFGVSPAQSSISLSLSTGLMALGLLFTGPLSDAIGRKSVMVTALLLAAICTLISATMSSWQGILLMRALIGLSLSGVAAVGMTYLSEEIHPRVIAFSMGLYISGNSIGGMSGRLLTGVLTDFFSWRVAVGVIGCFALAGALMFWKILPASRHFRPASLRPRSLLINFRLHWRDKGLPLLFAEGFLLMGAFVTLFNYIGYRLLSAPWSLSQAVVGLLSVVYLTGSWSSPKAGAMTSRFGRGPVMIGATAIMLAGLLLTAFNSLWLILPGMMLFTAGFFAAHSVASGWIGPRARRAKGQASSLYLFSYYVGSSVAGTLGGVFWHSYGWMGVTLFISLLLLMALLVGWRLQCRKL; encoded by the coding sequence GTGAGTCGCTCTTCCCAGGCAGTGATACTCGATGAAGACGAGTTGTCCGTAAAGCCTGCTTCAACTGCAACCCCTTCAGAGTGGATTGAACGCGGATCGCCGCAGTTTATGCGTGTAACGCTGGCGTTGTTCTCCGCCGGTCTTGCCACTTTCGCTTTACTGTATTGCGTGCAGCCGATTCTGCCGGTGCTATCGCAGCAGTTTGGCGTTTCTCCGGCGCAAAGCAGTATTTCTCTCTCGCTCTCTACCGGCTTAATGGCGTTGGGATTGCTATTTACCGGGCCGCTATCGGATGCCATTGGGCGTAAATCGGTGATGGTTACCGCACTGTTGCTCGCCGCCATCTGCACTTTGATTTCCGCTACCATGAGTAGCTGGCAAGGCATTTTGCTGATGCGCGCGCTGATTGGCTTATCGCTGAGCGGCGTTGCGGCCGTTGGCATGACCTATCTGAGTGAAGAGATTCATCCACGCGTTATCGCCTTTTCCATGGGGCTGTATATCAGCGGTAACTCGATTGGTGGCATGAGTGGAAGATTGTTAACTGGCGTACTGACCGATTTCTTCTCCTGGCGCGTTGCGGTGGGCGTCATTGGGTGCTTCGCGTTGGCGGGTGCGCTGATGTTCTGGAAAATTCTGCCTGCATCCCGACATTTTCGTCCGGCGTCGCTGCGACCGCGCAGTTTATTGATCAACTTCCGTCTGCACTGGCGCGATAAAGGTTTGCCGCTGCTGTTCGCGGAGGGCTTCCTGCTGATGGGCGCGTTCGTCACGCTGTTCAACTACATCGGGTATCGCCTGTTAAGTGCGCCGTGGTCACTGAGTCAGGCGGTGGTTGGATTATTGTCGGTGGTGTATCTGACCGGTTCATGGAGTTCACCAAAAGCGGGCGCGATGACCAGCCGTTTTGGACGCGGTCCTGTGATGATTGGCGCGACTGCAATTATGCTGGCGGGATTGCTGCTGACGGCGTTTAACTCGCTGTGGCTGATTTTGCCCGGCATGATGCTGTTCACCGCCGGATTCTTTGCGGCACACTCGGTTGCCAGCGGCTGGATTGGCCCGCGCGCGCGTCGTGCTAAAGGCCAGGCATCGTCACTTTATCTGTTCAGTTATTACGTCGGTTCCAGCGTGGCCGGTACTTTAGGCGGCGTGTTCTGGCACAGCTACGGCTGGATGGGCGTAACGCTATTCATTAGCCTGCTATTATTAATGGCTTTGCTGGTTGGCTGGCGTTTGCAGTGCCGAAAACTGTAA
- the rhaD gene encoding rhamnulose-1-phosphate aldolase — protein MQNILSSAFVQGMVKATSDMWLKGWDERNGGNVSLRLLPEEVKDFAGDFYAEPRCIELTKPAPALANDWFLVTGSGKFFRNVQIDPADCLALLQVDDKGLSYKIHWGLSNGGLPTSELAAHFQSHSVRKQVSNGVDRVIMHCHATNFMALSYVVDLDSARFTRLLWEGSTECLVVFPDGVGILPWMVPGTDGIGQATADAMAKHSIVMWPFHGIFGAGPNLDETFGLIDTAEKSSEVVVKALSMGGIRQSITTEQLIALGERFNVKPWQAALQAERSDVA, from the coding sequence ATGCAAAATATTCTCTCTTCCGCTTTTGTTCAGGGAATGGTTAAAGCGACCAGCGACATGTGGTTGAAGGGCTGGGATGAGCGTAACGGCGGCAACGTCAGCTTACGTTTACTGCCGGAAGAAGTTAAAGATTTCGCCGGTGATTTCTATGCTGAGCCGCGCTGTATTGAGCTGACCAAGCCTGCTCCAGCGCTGGCCAATGATTGGTTCCTGGTTACCGGATCGGGTAAGTTTTTCCGTAACGTACAGATCGACCCGGCTGATTGTCTGGCGCTGTTGCAGGTCGATGACAAAGGCTTGTCATACAAAATCCACTGGGGTTTGAGTAACGGCGGCCTGCCAACGTCAGAGCTGGCAGCTCACTTCCAGTCACACAGCGTGCGTAAGCAGGTCTCAAACGGCGTTGATCGCGTCATCATGCACTGCCACGCCACCAACTTTATGGCACTGAGCTATGTGGTCGATCTGGATTCCGCACGCTTCACACGCCTGCTGTGGGAAGGCAGCACCGAATGTCTGGTGGTGTTCCCGGATGGCGTCGGTATTCTGCCGTGGATGGTGCCAGGCACTGACGGAATCGGCCAGGCAACAGCAGACGCGATGGCAAAACACAGCATTGTGATGTGGCCGTTCCATGGCATCTTTGGCGCCGGTCCAAACCTCGATGAGACTTTTGGCCTGATCGACACTGCGGAGAAATCCTCCGAAGTGGTGGTGAAAGCGCTGTCGATGGGTGGCATTCGTCAAAGCATCACCACTGAGCAACTGATCGCGCTGGGTGAGCGCTTCAACGTTAAGCCGTGGCAAGCCGCTCTGCAGGCGGAGCGCAGCGATGTTGCGTAA
- the mlc gene encoding sugar metabolism global transcriptional regulator Mlc → MNLYSQPGHIDQIKQTNAGVVYRLIDLYGPISRIELSKRAQLAPASITKIVREMLDAHLVQETEFQEPGSRGRPAIGLILDTLAWHYLAVRIQPGFITLTLRDLSSRALQEDRLPLYASAEKPLLQTLLDLVNDFFIRHQSKLERLTAIAITLPGLINAASGVVHRMPGYDVQDMPLGETLAQRTGLPVFVQHDISAWTLAESLFGASSGAQHVIQIVIDETVGAGVISGGQLLHKNGRTLVEIGHTQIDPYGQQCYCGNNGCLETVASIGSLLTLTAQRLPSQPDSLLHQAPLTIESLCAAAQQGDRLARDVIAGVGHHIGRMLAMMVNIFNPQQILIGSPLNQAADVLFPAVSSTIRQQALPAYSSEIQLTPTAFSDPGTFGGAALIKDALYSGHLLVKLLQG, encoded by the coding sequence GTGAATCTGTACAGTCAACCTGGTCATATTGATCAGATAAAACAGACCAACGCAGGTGTGGTTTACCGACTGATTGACCTTTACGGCCCGATTTCGCGTATTGAGCTTTCTAAACGTGCCCAGTTAGCACCCGCCAGCATTACCAAAATCGTGCGTGAAATGCTCGATGCCCATCTGGTACAGGAAACCGAGTTTCAGGAACCCGGCAGTCGCGGTCGTCCAGCGATTGGTTTGATCCTCGATACGCTCGCCTGGCACTATCTCGCCGTACGCATTCAGCCCGGATTCATTACGCTAACGCTGCGCGATCTCAGCAGCCGCGCGCTGCAGGAAGATCGCTTGCCGCTGTACGCCAGCGCCGAAAAACCGCTGCTGCAAACCTTGCTGGATTTGGTAAATGACTTCTTTATTCGTCATCAAAGCAAGCTGGAGCGTTTGACCGCCATCGCCATTACTTTGCCGGGATTGATCAACGCGGCTTCTGGCGTGGTACATCGTATGCCGGGTTACGACGTGCAGGATATGCCGCTGGGAGAAACGCTGGCGCAGCGCACCGGTTTGCCGGTGTTCGTGCAGCATGATATTTCTGCCTGGACGTTAGCCGAATCACTGTTTGGCGCATCCAGCGGCGCACAACATGTCATTCAGATTGTGATCGATGAAACCGTCGGTGCGGGCGTGATCAGCGGCGGACAACTGCTGCATAAAAATGGTCGTACGCTGGTGGAGATTGGTCATACGCAAATCGATCCTTACGGCCAGCAATGTTATTGCGGCAATAATGGCTGTCTGGAAACCGTCGCCAGCATCGGAAGCTTGCTTACTCTCACCGCCCAGCGTTTGCCGTCGCAGCCAGACAGTTTGCTGCATCAGGCACCGCTGACGATTGAGAGCTTATGCGCTGCCGCGCAGCAGGGCGATCGTCTGGCGCGTGATGTGATTGCTGGCGTCGGACATCATATTGGCCGCATGCTGGCGATGATGGTAAACATCTTTAATCCTCAACAAATCCTTATCGGTTCGCCGCTTAATCAGGCCGCCGATGTGCTGTTCCCTGCGGTGAGCAGTACCATTCGTCAGCAGGCGTTGCCCGCTTACAGCAGTGAAATCCAGCTCACACCAACGGCGTTCAGCGATCCCGGTACTTTTGGCGGTGCAGCGCTGATAAAAGACGCGCTCTATAGCGGCCATTTATTGGTAAAACTGTTGCAGGGATAA
- the bhsA gene encoding multiple stress resistance protein BhsA — MKSIKLTLAAVALSSIAFGSMAADLVNEAPLNQQQIGVVSASGSTNLTSLENQLAEKANAAGAKSFRITSTSGNNKLNGTAVIYN, encoded by the coding sequence ATGAAAAGCATCAAACTGACCCTGGCTGCTGTAGCATTGTCCTCAATCGCTTTTGGTAGCATGGCTGCAGACTTAGTAAACGAAGCGCCGCTAAATCAACAACAAATTGGTGTGGTTAGCGCATCAGGTAGCACCAACCTGACATCGCTGGAGAATCAGCTAGCGGAAAAGGCCAATGCTGCCGGAGCAAAGTCATTCCGCATCACTTCGACCTCTGGCAACAACAAGCTAAATGGCACAGCAGTAATTTATAACTAA
- the bioD gene encoding dethiobiotin synthase, whose translation MKTLFVTGTDTAVGKTVVSRALLQCFAKADLCAAGFKPVAKSAQRTTEGLRNKDALLLQQVSGLTLTYSAVNPIALEEDEISTSPTQRIDYPLLTRSLNDLQQRAARVVVEGTGGWRSLMNDLQPLSDWVRQEHLPVVLVVGIKEGCISHALLTAEAIAQDGLQLAGWVANRINPGLAHYAEIIDVLSEKLGAPLLGELPYLPRAEQRELSGYLDISLLDDNITHDNSAKPAA comes from the coding sequence GTGAAAACGCTTTTTGTCACCGGTACCGACACCGCGGTGGGTAAAACCGTGGTATCCCGCGCGTTATTGCAGTGCTTTGCCAAGGCAGATCTCTGCGCCGCAGGTTTCAAACCTGTCGCCAAAAGTGCGCAGCGCACAACCGAAGGCTTACGTAACAAAGACGCACTGCTGTTACAGCAAGTTTCGGGCCTCACTCTCACATATTCCGCCGTCAATCCTATCGCCCTGGAAGAGGACGAAATCAGCACCAGCCCGACGCAGCGCATTGATTATCCGTTACTCACTCGCAGTTTGAACGATTTGCAGCAGCGCGCCGCGCGCGTGGTGGTGGAAGGCACCGGCGGTTGGCGCAGTTTAATGAACGACTTGCAGCCTTTGTCCGATTGGGTGCGGCAGGAGCATTTGCCGGTTGTGTTGGTTGTAGGCATTAAGGAAGGTTGCATCAGCCACGCTTTACTGACCGCCGAGGCCATTGCGCAGGATGGATTGCAACTGGCGGGTTGGGTAGCAAACCGTATTAATCCCGGCCTGGCGCATTACGCTGAAATTATTGATGTTTTGAGCGAGAAGCTAGGTGCACCTTTATTAGGCGAGTTGCCTTACCTGCCGCGTGCAGAGCAGCGGGAACTGAGCGGTTATCTGGATATTTCGCTGCTCGATGACAATATTACGCACGACAACAGTGCAAAGCCTGCGGCCTGA
- a CDS encoding TetR/AcrR family transcriptional regulator, with amino-acid sequence MTEVIDVVNRKTRGRPKVFDRNDALDKALMLFWAHGYEGTSLSDLVNATGAKAPTLYAEFENKEGLFRAAMQRYIETFSAQRNAVLNDDASDVKTAIEAYFRATAACFTECDKPAGCFFICTSSALSSGSEEVAQMLAQQHHAQESALKAFLDTRQQRGELPQCANSATLASYLACLLQGMSVRAREGANREDLDQIVDTQMAIWPALAGYCELSTK; translated from the coding sequence ATGACTGAAGTTATCGATGTGGTGAACAGGAAAACGCGCGGTCGCCCGAAAGTGTTTGACCGCAATGATGCCCTGGACAAGGCATTGATGTTGTTCTGGGCGCATGGTTATGAAGGCACGTCGTTGTCCGATTTGGTTAACGCTACCGGTGCGAAAGCCCCAACCCTTTATGCTGAATTTGAGAATAAAGAGGGTTTATTTCGTGCGGCGATGCAGCGATACATTGAAACCTTCAGCGCACAACGTAACGCAGTGCTGAACGATGATGCATCAGACGTGAAAACGGCAATTGAAGCCTATTTTCGGGCAACCGCCGCGTGCTTTACTGAATGTGATAAGCCAGCAGGCTGTTTCTTCATTTGTACGTCGAGCGCGCTCTCTTCCGGCTCGGAAGAAGTGGCGCAAATGCTGGCGCAGCAGCATCATGCGCAGGAATCAGCGTTAAAAGCATTCCTTGATACCCGGCAGCAGCGCGGTGAATTACCGCAATGTGCCAATAGTGCAACCCTGGCCAGCTATCTGGCGTGTTTACTGCAGGGAATGTCGGTACGTGCGCGTGAAGGGGCCAATCGAGAGGATCTTGACCAGATTGTGGATACGCAGATGGCAATCTGGCCCGCTCTGGCGGGATATTGTGAGTTGAGCACCAAATAA
- the rhaM gene encoding L-rhamnose mutarotase, which produces MLRKAFVMQVHAHCHDEYLRRHTPIWPELAETLKAHGAHNYAIWLDAERNLLFASVEIESEARWEAVAKTEVCQRWWASMKDLMPSNPDNSPVSAALKPMFFLP; this is translated from the coding sequence ATGTTGCGTAAAGCCTTTGTGATGCAGGTGCATGCACACTGCCACGATGAGTATCTGCGCCGTCACACGCCAATTTGGCCGGAGCTGGCCGAGACGTTAAAAGCGCATGGCGCGCACAATTACGCTATCTGGCTGGATGCTGAACGTAATCTGCTGTTTGCCAGCGTGGAAATTGAGTCTGAAGCGCGCTGGGAAGCCGTGGCAAAAACGGAGGTGTGTCAGCGTTGGTGGGCATCCATGAAGGATTTAATGCCATCCAATCCGGATAACAGTCCGGTGAGTGCGGCGTTAAAACCGATGTTTTTCCTGCCTTAA